A window of Candidatus Rokuibacteriota bacterium contains these coding sequences:
- a CDS encoding putative toxin-antitoxin system toxin component, PIN family, which produces MAIKAGGTADRLFTAWRDERFILLLSPPILEEILRVLHAPRLQRLIRLTTADLNGLIESVLFDAELTPGRLTLHVVTRDPSDNMFLACAVEGHADYIVSGDQDLLTLGSYEGIPIVTASEFLRVLARAR; this is translated from the coding sequence ATGGCGATCAAGGCGGGCGGAACCGCCGACCGGCTGTTCACCGCGTGGCGCGACGAGCGATTCATCCTGCTCCTGTCGCCACCGATCCTCGAAGAGATCTTGCGGGTCCTCCACGCCCCTCGCCTTCAGCGTCTCATTCGCCTCACAACCGCCGACCTCAACGGGCTCATCGAGAGCGTCCTGTTCGACGCCGAGCTGACGCCGGGCCGCCTGACGCTCCACGTCGTCACGCGCGACCCGAGCGACAACATGTTCCTGGCCTGCGCCGTCGAAGGGCATGCAGACTATATTGTCTCGGGTGATCAGGACCTGTTGACCCTGGGGAGCTACGAGGGGATTCCCATCGTGACAGCCTCCGAGTTCCTTCGGGTTCTCGCGCGGGCGCGATGA
- a CDS encoding type II toxin-antitoxin system Phd/YefM family antitoxin, whose amino-acid sequence MMVRKVSAMTVRDRLGQLLEEVYYKGDAVIIERAGRPMAVLVPPAEYERLRARRAERFHVYERIKARTKRIPAAKLDRAIEEGVRAARGGR is encoded by the coding sequence ATGATGGTGCGGAAGGTCTCGGCAATGACGGTTCGCGACCGGCTGGGCCAGCTTCTTGAGGAGGTCTATTACAAGGGGGATGCCGTGATCATCGAGCGGGCCGGCCGGCCAATGGCCGTGCTGGTCCCGCCGGCTGAGTACGAGCGCCTCCGCGCGCGCCGGGCCGAACGCTTCCACGTCTACGAGCGCATCAAGGCGCGGACGAAGCGCATCCCCGCAGCGAAGCTCGATCGCGCGATTGAGGAAGGGGTGAGGGCGGCGCGGGGCGGGCGGTGA
- a CDS encoding MerR family transcriptional regulator, translating to MKIGQLARLAGCTVKAVRFYEAQGLLPRAARSPSGYRLYTERDLKRLQFIQRAKLIGLPLAKIKELVFHLSEEECACPTVRPHLEQLIREQLKDVGAKLDQLALLKEELEGFLAKMCRTRRALPEELCACAETPAPASAPLLKIRAKGGQR from the coding sequence GTGAAGATCGGACAACTGGCAAGGCTGGCGGGGTGCACCGTCAAGGCCGTCCGCTTCTATGAGGCCCAAGGGCTGCTTCCGCGGGCGGCCCGGAGCCCCTCGGGCTACCGCCTCTACACAGAGCGGGACCTGAAGCGCCTCCAGTTCATCCAGCGCGCGAAGCTGATCGGGCTCCCCCTGGCCAAGATCAAGGAGCTGGTCTTCCACCTGAGCGAGGAGGAGTGCGCCTGCCCGACGGTCCGGCCTCATCTCGAGCAGTTGATCCGCGAGCAGCTCAAAGATGTCGGGGCGAAGCTCGACCAGCTGGCACTCCTTAAGGAAGAGCTTGAGGGGTTCCTGGCAAAGATGTGCCGTACAAGGCGGGCGCTCCCGGAGGAGCTCTGCGCGTGCGCGGAAACACCCGCGCCCGCCTCCGCCCCACTACTGAAAATCCGTGCGAAAGGAGGGCAGCGATGA
- a CDS encoding TAXI family TRAP transporter solute-binding subunit produces the protein MRAIHRLWASALALMLLTGPSQSNAAEAKQKAKLTIATGIGVPLMIGTGMGMLINRLIPEVEATVQDFADEQEIVRLVSQGKAGLGLVPIPEIAKAYPLPGDRERSGLRFLMGGHAAIVAHLFVRQGSPINSVHGLKAKRIALDEAGGPGKAMAAAILQAHGLSQKDLKVIHLPVREQVDALRTARVDAAFMVAPLPSPLVSSPGPTGMTKAGDVKLLSMNEAELRALVTAVPAYSRHTIEVGTYPGQKEEVRTIARKNALIAHEGLDDAHAYRIVQVILEYPAEFQQVCPLGVAYTAKNALPGTPLLSLHPGAERYYREKGILLAGQGSESASDGYDVSGLIEIRPAGGNVVGPGADLLPHTLVEQIQNVPHVAKIEAYLFVGVVDKAKERPFFVIGGNLPGATFRVNCHNVDAVKVIDGRGLGAEDAGRKVAVIGTRYAETYAPPGRRQIPIGATIDLVKPGMAAGALPLPGEAKVRVVGIFSSAFPLGDSQVLLPLDTAQRLFGLEGKVSKIFVTLDASDVRDQVAETLRARLGDDVDVVYPRRGGMR, from the coding sequence ATGAGGGCGATACACCGTCTTTGGGCCTCGGCTCTCGCCTTGATGCTCCTCACCGGCCCGTCGCAATCGAATGCCGCGGAGGCTAAGCAGAAAGCGAAGCTGACCATCGCGACCGGGATCGGCGTGCCCTTGATGATCGGCACAGGCATGGGGATGCTGATCAACAGGCTCATCCCCGAGGTGGAGGCGACGGTTCAGGACTTCGCCGACGAGCAGGAGATCGTGCGGCTCGTCAGCCAAGGCAAGGCGGGGCTCGGGCTCGTCCCTATCCCCGAGATTGCCAAGGCCTACCCGTTGCCGGGAGATCGGGAAAGGTCAGGGCTCCGCTTCCTGATGGGGGGCCATGCGGCCATCGTTGCGCATCTCTTCGTCCGGCAGGGTTCCCCCATCAACTCGGTCCACGGGCTAAAAGCAAAAAGGATCGCCCTTGATGAGGCGGGCGGCCCCGGAAAAGCGATGGCGGCAGCGATCCTTCAGGCGCACGGCCTTTCCCAGAAGGATCTCAAGGTCATCCATCTCCCCGTCAGGGAGCAGGTTGACGCCTTGAGGACAGCCCGGGTTGACGCAGCCTTCATGGTCGCCCCCCTCCCTTCCCCGCTCGTCTCGTCCCCCGGCCCGACGGGCATGACGAAGGCCGGCGACGTCAAGCTTCTGTCCATGAACGAAGCCGAGCTCCGAGCCCTCGTGACGGCGGTTCCCGCGTACAGCCGACACACAATCGAGGTGGGGACCTATCCCGGCCAGAAAGAAGAGGTGAGGACGATCGCGAGAAAGAACGCCCTCATCGCCCATGAGGGTCTCGACGATGCCCACGCCTATCGGATCGTCCAGGTGATCCTCGAATACCCGGCTGAGTTCCAGCAGGTCTGCCCGCTGGGCGTCGCCTACACCGCCAAAAACGCTCTGCCAGGGACCCCTCTCCTGTCCCTGCATCCCGGGGCGGAACGCTACTATCGCGAGAAGGGCATCCTGCTCGCCGGACAGGGAAGCGAATCCGCGTCCGATGGATACGACGTCTCGGGACTCATCGAGATCAGGCCGGCCGGGGGGAATGTCGTTGGCCCCGGGGCGGACCTTCTGCCCCACACGCTGGTCGAGCAGATCCAGAACGTTCCGCACGTCGCCAAGATCGAGGCGTACCTCTTCGTAGGGGTCGTGGACAAAGCCAAGGAGCGCCCCTTCTTCGTGATCGGGGGCAACCTCCCGGGCGCGACGTTCCGCGTCAACTGCCATAACGTCGACGCGGTGAAAGTCATCGACGGGCGCGGGCTCGGGGCTGAGGACGCCGGCCGGAAGGTCGCGGTGATCGGGACGCGCTATGCTGAAACCTACGCCCCGCCTGGGCGTCGGCAGATCCCGATCGGGGCTACGATTGACCTGGTCAAGCCGGGCATGGCGGCCGGGGCGTTACCCCTGCCGGGAGAGGCGAAGGTCCGGGTCGTGGGGATCTTTTCCAGCGCTTTCCCGCTGGGGGACAGCCAGGTGCTGCTTCCTTTGGATACGGCCCAGAGACTTTTCGGCTTGGAGGGGAAGGTCTCCAAGATCTTCGTCACGCTCGACGCCTCCGATGTCAGGGACCAGGTGGCCGAGACCCTCAGGGCTCGCCTGGGAGACGACGTGGACGTTGTCTACCCGCGAAGGGGCGGAATGCGATGA
- a CDS encoding antibiotic biosynthesis monooxygenase, with translation MVAFLVTFKVPKESEAAFIEDYERIATLLSRQPGFIRARLHRGLHDKSVFFNYAEWQSEEHFRRAYAAKEVEEMHQSLKVLPSMRTMDLQRYEIIIEKWPS, from the coding sequence ATGGTGGCGTTTCTCGTGACTTTCAAGGTCCCAAAGGAGTCGGAGGCAGCGTTCATCGAAGACTACGAGCGGATTGCGACGCTCCTGAGCCGCCAGCCAGGCTTCATCCGGGCCCGATTACACCGGGGCCTTCATGACAAGTCCGTGTTCTTTAACTATGCGGAATGGCAATCGGAGGAGCACTTCCGGAGGGCCTACGCGGCGAAGGAGGTCGAGGAGATGCATCAGAGCCTCAAGGTCCTCCCGAGCATGCGGACGATGGACCTCCAGCGGTACGAGATCATCATCGAGAAGTGGCCCTCCTGA